In Leptolyngbya sp. SIO1E4, one DNA window encodes the following:
- a CDS encoding CatB-related O-acetyltransferase, translated as MFYGPSPETQHPITGQTRLAYLKNIVTNPNIVVGDYTYYDDFDTPKNFERNVLYHFDFIGDKLIIGKFCSIASDVKFIMNGGNHRTDWFTNYPFPVFGHGWESAMPDQWPNKGDTVIGNDVWIGYGATLMPGVQVGDRAIIASQAVVTKSVAPYAIVGGNPAQEIRKRFDEDTIAALLAIQWWNWDIEKITRNLKAICGSDIEALRHAT; from the coding sequence ATGTTCTACGGGCCTTCTCCTGAAACTCAACACCCCATCACGGGGCAAACCCGACTGGCATATCTTAAAAACATCGTCACAAACCCCAACATCGTCGTCGGAGACTACACCTACTATGACGATTTCGACACCCCTAAAAACTTCGAACGCAACGTTCTTTATCACTTTGATTTCATCGGCGACAAGCTGATCATTGGCAAGTTTTGCTCGATTGCCTCTGACGTGAAGTTCATTATGAACGGCGGCAACCACCGCACCGACTGGTTCACAAACTATCCTTTTCCAGTCTTTGGCCACGGGTGGGAATCAGCAATGCCGGATCAATGGCCGAATAAAGGGGATACGGTCATCGGCAACGATGTGTGGATCGGCTATGGCGCCACCCTGATGCCGGGGGTGCAGGTGGGGGATAGGGCAATCATTGCCTCGCAAGCAGTGGTGACAAAATCCGTGGCGCCTTATGCCATCGTGGGGGGCAACCCAGCTCAAGAAATCCGCAAACGGTTTGATGAAGATACGATCGCAGCTTTGCTGGCTATCCAATGGTGGAACTGGGATATTGAGAAAATTACCCGCAATCTAAAAGCCATTTGTGGCTCAGACATTGAGGCATTGCGTCACGCAACCTGA
- a CDS encoding chlorophyllase: MIKHSLPIKSFAGSLLLLASIGSPALAAAFTGAPLFAEINQYSTVINNDPTDIYYPVVSDTSESTPVVLLLQGASVDKADYQTYAQIVSSYGFTVVVPNNERFLAAPGAPPFPGLFPEQDQVQDVLDFMTLENDNRDSPVAGLLNPEALGLLGHSFGGAVGLASTQDNCFFLLCTDSYDLPEALKAGIFYGANFDIANTGVIPPINNEVPTGLIFGTLDGVAAPDETIATFDQLLNPPKVLVEVAGANHYGITNEDSLRDPVRPTLEQEIATETIGRWSGAFLRAHVLDDTDAWDYVYTSLGDEADETVKVTAVAVQVPEPAISVGMLLTGLLGAITLRSRNN, translated from the coding sequence ATGATTAAACATTCCTTACCCATTAAGTCTTTTGCAGGCAGCTTACTACTCTTGGCTTCTATAGGTAGTCCTGCACTCGCGGCTGCTTTTACAGGTGCGCCCCTCTTCGCAGAGATTAACCAATACTCAACGGTCATCAATAACGACCCGACAGATATCTACTACCCAGTGGTCTCCGACACCAGTGAATCAACCCCTGTGGTTCTGCTGTTGCAAGGGGCCTCAGTCGATAAGGCAGACTATCAAACCTACGCTCAAATTGTTTCGAGTTATGGGTTTACCGTCGTCGTTCCCAACAATGAGCGGTTCCTGGCGGCACCGGGTGCCCCGCCCTTTCCAGGCTTATTCCCTGAGCAAGACCAGGTTCAGGATGTGCTCGATTTTATGACCCTGGAAAATGACAATCGCGATTCTCCAGTCGCTGGATTGCTGAATCCAGAGGCATTAGGGTTGCTGGGGCACTCCTTTGGCGGGGCTGTTGGTCTGGCTTCAACGCAAGATAATTGCTTCTTTCTCCTTTGTACCGACAGTTATGATTTGCCGGAAGCCCTGAAAGCAGGAATTTTTTACGGTGCCAACTTTGACATCGCCAACACAGGCGTCATTCCGCCGATTAATAATGAAGTGCCGACGGGGCTCATTTTTGGGACGTTGGACGGCGTTGCAGCGCCAGATGAGACGATCGCCACCTTTGATCAGCTGCTCAACCCCCCAAAAGTGTTGGTTGAAGTAGCGGGTGCCAACCACTATGGGATTACGAACGAAGATTCCCTGCGTGATCCGGTGAGGCCAACGCTGGAGCAGGAGATTGCTACCGAAACCATTGGTCGCTGGAGCGGGGCGTTTTTACGGGCTCATGTGCTGGATGATACTGATGCCTGGGATTATGTCTACACTTCTCTCGGAGATGAGGCAGATGAAACTGTGAAAGTCACGGCTGTTGCTGTCCAGGTTCCTGAGCCTGCCATCAGCGTCGGGATGCTGTTGACGGGTTTGCTGGGCGCAATAACGCTCCGCTCCCGAAATAACTAA